In Caminicella sporogenes DSM 14501, a genomic segment contains:
- a CDS encoding DUF401 family protein has translation MLLFTLILSLTLVIYLANKKVNIGLSLVLGAFLIGILNGLKILSIINVFLKAVLDPITIELAVSIILICILGQLMEEFKILDRMVFSLEKVLMSAKATILVVPAIMGTMLVTGGALLSAPIVDSLGKRLNLSPEKKASINLIFRHALYFIYPFSPTIILAAKVGNLNLWDFIKLQFPLSILMYIIGYFIYLHGVEEPVRDNITFTEYLKNIKDLLIYLSPIYIGIVASLAYNIPFYLSLIMGIIVCILINYLSCKGILRGIEKTVLSNENKKSNLLKIMIKGIKPSMVYAVLGIMCFKGIIQEINEINILLNQYINKGVPLEVIIVLFGVVASFATASTQTAIALLYPIILPLAETEHIKLLYAMMIYTTGFMAYFISPLHLCQVLTLEYYKVGTKELYRNYKFLLPAVYLTMLIIYYVYK, from the coding sequence ATGCTTTTATTTACTTTAATATTATCTTTAACTTTGGTTATATATTTGGCAAATAAAAAGGTTAATATTGGATTATCCTTAGTATTAGGAGCATTTTTAATAGGGATTTTAAATGGATTAAAAATTTTATCTATTATTAATGTGTTTTTGAAAGCTGTTTTAGACCCAATTACAATTGAATTAGCTGTATCTATAATATTGATATGTATATTAGGACAGCTTATGGAAGAATTTAAAATACTTGATAGAATGGTTTTTTCTTTAGAAAAAGTATTAATGAGTGCTAAAGCAACTATTTTAGTAGTTCCAGCGATAATGGGGACTATGCTTGTAACGGGAGGAGCTTTGCTTTCAGCACCGATTGTAGATAGTTTAGGCAAGAGATTAAATCTTTCACCAGAAAAAAAAGCATCAATAAATTTAATATTTAGACATGCTTTGTATTTTATTTATCCATTTTCACCTACAATTATTTTAGCTGCAAAGGTAGGAAATTTAAATCTTTGGGATTTTATTAAATTACAATTTCCACTATCAATACTTATGTATATTATAGGTTATTTTATTTATCTTCATGGAGTTGAGGAGCCTGTAAGAGATAATATTACTTTTACAGAATACTTAAAAAATATTAAAGACTTACTTATATATTTATCCCCTATATATATAGGTATAGTTGCTTCTTTAGCATATAATATTCCATTTTATTTGTCGCTAATAATGGGAATAATAGTATGTATATTGATTAATTATTTATCTTGTAAAGGAATATTAAGAGGAATTGAAAAAACAGTTTTAAGTAATGAAAATAAAAAGTCAAATTTATTAAAAATTATGATAAAGGGAATAAAACCTTCAATGGTATATGCAGTTTTGGGAATTATGTGTTTTAAAGGTATAATACAAGAAATAAATGAAATCAATATTTTGCTCAATCAATATATTAATAAAGGTGTGCCTTTAGAAGTTATAATAGTATTATTTGGAGTAGTTGCGTCTTTTGCAACAGCTTCTACACAAACTGCTATTGCACTTTTATATCCAATAATACTGCCGTTAGCAGAAACTGAACATATAAAATTATTATATGCTATGATGATTTATACAACTGGATTTATGGCTTATTTTATTTCTCCACTGCATTTATGTCAAGTTTTAACACTTGAATATTATAAAGTTGGAACTAAAGAGCTTTATAGAAATTATAAGTTTCTACTTCCTGCTGTGTATTTGACGATGTTAATAATTTATTACGTGTATAAATAA
- a CDS encoding metallophosphoesterase, whose translation MKIGIISDTHGDYKSIYRAIEDMGSVDFIIHAGDTYEDAMMIKEKFGLKVIAVRGNTDYKKDFPSEMFFTIKNKKIFLTHGHKYDVKYNLTRLYYKAQELGADIVIFGHSHIPQYIWESGILFINPGSVSRPRMGNKATYGLLELKKDDIDVQLITLI comes from the coding sequence ATGAAAATAGGTATTATTAGTGATACACATGGGGATTATAAGAGCATATATCGTGCAATTGAAGATATGGGAAGTGTAGACTTTATTATTCATGCAGGAGATACATATGAGGATGCAATGATGATTAAGGAAAAATTTGGGCTTAAGGTAATTGCAGTAAGAGGAAATACAGATTATAAGAAAGATTTTCCAAGTGAAATGTTTTTTACAATTAAAAATAAAAAAATATTTTTGACTCATGGACATAAATACGATGTAAAATATAATTTGACTCGATTGTATTATAAAGCACAAGAACTTGGAGCTGATATAGTTATTTTTGGACATAGTCATATTCCGCAGTATATATGGGAGTCGGGTATTTTATTTATTAATCCTGGAAGTGTTTCAAGACCTAGGATGGGAAATAAGGCTACTTATGGATTATTAGAACTAAAAAAAGATGATATAGATGTGCAATTAATAACTCTCATATAA
- a CDS encoding GerMN domain-containing protein: MRRKGALALILTICLLFSVAVWKGAYIIKEFLSHEKSASNIIESSEEDSNLRNTVLYYKDDKGYLVPVMRKIPWPEGRGIARAALRALIDNPANRSDIESLGLTPILPANTEIRGISIHDGICKVDFTRDFLNYNDAKEEACIVKGIVYTLTEFPTISKVKIMIDGKEVNSLTYGLKIDKPLARKDINYIGSGRNKNKVIVYYQGTVNGLESYFIPVTKEIDVADNESVTAIRVLESLIEGPPEDSGLFTVIPKNIQVRNVDVVDGVAYVDFSKEIKDIKDSKLASDIVKTIALTLKEYYKKDVALEKVSILAEGEEINFGDISKEEPASIPTFANEY; this comes from the coding sequence ATGAGACGTAAAGGTGCTTTGGCATTAATATTAACTATTTGTCTACTATTTAGTGTTGCAGTATGGAAAGGTGCATATATTATAAAAGAATTTTTAAGTCATGAAAAGTCAGCATCAAATATTATTGAAAGTTCAGAGGAAGATAGTAATTTAAGAAATACTGTTTTATATTATAAAGATGATAAAGGATATTTAGTTCCTGTTATGAGAAAAATACCTTGGCCAGAAGGAAGAGGTATAGCAAGAGCAGCTTTAAGAGCTCTTATAGATAATCCAGCTAATAGAAGTGATATAGAAAGTTTGGGATTAACTCCTATTTTGCCTGCTAATACAGAAATACGAGGAATTAGTATACATGATGGAATATGTAAAGTTGATTTTACTAGAGATTTTCTTAATTATAACGATGCAAAAGAAGAGGCTTGTATAGTAAAAGGTATAGTATATACTTTGACAGAATTTCCAACGATTAGTAAAGTTAAAATAATGATTGACGGTAAAGAGGTAAATAGTCTTACATATGGATTAAAAATTGATAAACCTCTTGCAAGAAAAGATATTAATTATATTGGAAGTGGAAGAAATAAAAATAAAGTAATAGTTTATTATCAAGGAACAGTTAATGGTTTGGAAAGTTATTTTATTCCTGTTACTAAAGAAATTGATGTTGCTGATAATGAATCAGTAACAGCTATTAGAGTTTTAGAGTCTTTAATAGAAGGACCTCCAGAAGATTCAGGATTATTTACAGTAATACCTAAAAATATTCAGGTTAGAAATGTAGATGTTGTAGATGGAGTTGCTTATGTTGATTTTTCAAAAGAAATTAAAGATATAAAAGATAGTAAACTGGCAAGTGATATAGTAAAAACAATAGCACTTACTTTAAAAGAGTATTATAAAAAAGATGTAGCTTTAGAAAAAGTTAGTATATTGGCTGAAGGAGAAGAAATAAATTTTGGAGATATAAGTAAAGAAGAACCAGCGTCTATACCAACATTTGCTAATGAATATTAA
- a CDS encoding DUF2179 domain-containing protein has product MILNYFFIFSARVLDMTSSTLRMLMLVRGKRLYAAILGFFEVIIYVTALGKVVNGLSDYRNLLSYALGFACGNFVGSYIEEKIAIGQITAQIICSNKNGNYLARLLRTNGFGVTAVEGEGKEGKRYVLNVMLDRKNIKKLYDIVDEMEEKPFVTVFDIKSMRGGYFTKTKRK; this is encoded by the coding sequence ATGATTCTTAACTATTTTTTTATTTTTTCTGCGAGAGTATTAGATATGACTTCGTCAACTTTGAGAATGCTTATGTTAGTTAGAGGTAAAAGACTTTATGCTGCAATACTTGGTTTTTTTGAGGTGATTATATATGTAACTGCACTTGGTAAAGTTGTAAATGGTTTATCTGATTATAGGAATTTACTGTCTTATGCATTGGGGTTTGCATGTGGGAATTTTGTAGGAAGCTACATTGAAGAAAAAATTGCAATAGGGCAAATAACAGCTCAGATAATTTGTTCTAATAAGAATGGTAATTATTTAGCAAGATTGTTAAGAACTAATGGTTTTGGAGTGACAGCTGTTGAAGGTGAGGGAAAAGAAGGTAAAAGATATGTTTTAAATGTTATGCTGGATAGAAAGAATATTAAAAAATTATATGATATAGTTGATGAAATGGAAGAAAAACCATTTGTTACAGTTTTTGATATAAAGAGTATGCGTGGAGGATATTTTACTAAGACGAAAAGGAAATAA
- the rph gene encoding ribonuclease PH, whose product MERFDGRRVDELRPVKITKDYLIHPEGSVLIEMGNTKVICTASIEDRVPPFLKGTGTGWITAEYSMLPRATAVRKIREAARGKLEGRTQEINRLIGRALRSVVDLDKLGEKTIWIDCDVIQADGGTRTASITGAFIALVDALKKMVNEGLIESLPVKRYVAAISVGIIDNTPVLDLCYEEDSKAKVDMNIVMSDNGEFIEIQGTGEESPFSREELNTLLAYGEKGIKKLINLQKEVLGIEL is encoded by the coding sequence ATGGAAAGATTTGATGGAAGAAGAGTAGACGAATTGAGACCGGTTAAGATTACAAAAGATTATTTAATTCATCCAGAGGGTTCAGTATTGATAGAGATGGGAAATACAAAAGTAATTTGTACAGCTTCGATAGAAGATAGAGTTCCACCATTTTTAAAGGGTACGGGAACGGGATGGATAACAGCTGAGTATTCAATGCTTCCAAGAGCAACTGCAGTAAGAAAGATTAGGGAAGCTGCAAGAGGAAAATTAGAAGGAAGAACTCAGGAAATTAACAGGTTGATAGGCAGAGCACTTCGCTCTGTAGTAGATTTAGATAAATTAGGAGAAAAAACTATATGGATTGATTGTGATGTTATACAAGCCGATGGAGGAACTAGAACGGCTTCTATTACAGGAGCTTTTATTGCTTTAGTAGATGCACTTAAGAAAATGGTAAATGAAGGACTTATAGAAAGTTTACCAGTTAAGAGGTATGTTGCAGCAATTAGTGTGGGAATAATAGATAATACACCTGTATTAGATTTATGTTATGAAGAAGATTCAAAAGCTAAGGTAGACATGAATATAGTGATGAGCGATAATGGAGAATTTATTGAAATACAAGGGACAGGAGAAGAATCACCTTTTAGCAGAGAAGAACTCAACACTCTTTTAGCATATGGAGAAAAGGGAATAAAAAAGCTTATTAATTTGCAAAAAGAAGTATTAGGAATAGAATTATAG
- a CDS encoding ABC transporter permease produces the protein MASNVVLKKESVSHKKKNKKRSQWAEVWRRLKKNKMAMLGLAILTVLVLLAIFADFIANYDEVVVKIDLANKLKGPSAEHWLGTDEFGRDIFARMVHGARVSLYVGIIAVGISIIIGGTLGAIAGYYGGKLDNVIMRAMDIFLAIPSILLAIAIVSALGPSLFNLMLAIGVSSVPSYARIVRASVLSIRDQEFIEAAKAIGASDARIILKHIIPNALAPVIVQGTLGVAGAILSTAGLSFIGLGIQPPAPEWGSMLAGGRQYLRYAWHVTTFPGLAIMITILALNLVGDGLRDALDPRLKQ, from the coding sequence ATGGCTTCAAATGTAGTGCTAAAAAAAGAGTCAGTAAGTCACAAGAAAAAAAATAAAAAGAGAAGTCAGTGGGCTGAAGTTTGGAGAAGATTGAAAAAGAATAAAATGGCTATGTTGGGATTAGCTATACTTACTGTATTAGTTTTATTAGCAATTTTTGCAGATTTTATAGCAAATTATGATGAAGTAGTTGTAAAAATAGATTTAGCTAATAAATTAAAAGGACCAAGTGCAGAGCATTGGCTTGGAACAGATGAATTTGGAAGAGATATATTTGCAAGAATGGTACATGGAGCAAGAGTCTCACTTTATGTCGGAATAATTGCTGTTGGTATTTCTATAATTATAGGAGGAACTTTAGGAGCAATAGCAGGTTATTATGGTGGAAAATTAGATAATGTAATAATGAGAGCAATGGATATATTTTTAGCAATTCCAAGTATATTATTGGCTATTGCAATAGTTTCAGCATTAGGACCATCTCTATTTAACTTAATGCTAGCAATTGGCGTATCTTCGGTTCCTTCATATGCAAGAATAGTTAGAGCTTCAGTTTTATCTATAAGAGATCAAGAATTTATAGAAGCGGCTAAAGCAATAGGGGCTAGTGATGCGAGAATAATTTTAAAACATATAATACCTAATGCATTAGCACCTGTTATAGTTCAAGGGACTTTAGGTGTTGCAGGAGCAATTCTTTCTACAGCAGGACTTAGTTTTATCGGACTTGGTATTCAACCACCAGCACCGGAATGGGGTTCAATGCTAGCTGGAGGTAGACAGTATTTAAGATATGCATGGCATGTAACGACTTTCCCGGGACTTGCAATTATGATTACAATTCTTGCACTTAACCTAGTAGGTGACGGTTTAAGAGATGCACTAGATCCAAGATTAAAGCAATAA
- a CDS encoding XTP/dITP diphosphatase — translation MVKIVLASKNKHKLQEIKEILKELNIELVSMDDVGLESLEIIEDGNTFEENSMKKAVTVMEKTNLIALADDSGLEVDYLDGRPGVYSSRFAGENATDDENNKKLLESLKDVDFNKRTARFVSVISVVRPDGKKLVVRGECEGIIGFEKKGTNGFGYDPLFIVPEYNKTFAQLGPEIKNKISHRAKALEKLRRELNSFLGDVI, via the coding sequence ATGGTAAAAATCGTACTAGCTTCAAAGAATAAACACAAACTTCAAGAAATTAAAGAAATTCTTAAAGAATTGAATATTGAACTTGTTTCTATGGATGATGTTGGACTTGAAAGTTTAGAAATAATTGAAGATGGAAATACATTTGAAGAGAATTCTATGAAAAAAGCAGTAACTGTTATGGAAAAAACGAACTTAATAGCTTTGGCAGATGATTCGGGATTAGAAGTTGACTATTTAGATGGCAGACCGGGAGTTTATTCTTCTCGTTTTGCTGGAGAAAATGCAACTGATGATGAAAATAATAAAAAACTTCTTGAAAGTCTTAAAGATGTAGATTTTAATAAAAGAACAGCAAGATTTGTTTCAGTAATTTCAGTAGTAAGACCTGATGGAAAAAAACTCGTTGTAAGAGGAGAATGTGAAGGTATAATAGGATTTGAAAAAAAGGGAACGAATGGATTTGGATATGACCCATTATTTATAGTTCCAGAGTACAATAAGACTTTTGCACAGTTAGGACCAGAAATAAAAAACAAGATTAGTCATAGAGCAAAAGCACTTGAAAAACTTAGAAGAGAATTAAATAGTTTTTTAGGTGATGTAATATGA
- the nikB gene encoding nickel ABC transporter permease codes for MHKYILKRLLLLIPVLLGVTFIVFSIMSFTPGDPAQLILGENAPAEAVQQLRAEMGLDDPFLVQYFRFLGNAIKGDFGRSYTTKREVFAEIFARFPNTLVLAVVGVAIAIAIGIPVGIISATKQYSLIDSISMVAALLGVSMPNFWLGLMLILVFSVSLGILPSGGYDGFTSIILPAITLGTGAAAIITRMTRSSMLEVIRQDYIRTARAKGVAEKKVVNKHALKNALIPVITVVGLQFGYLLGGAVLTETVFSWPGVGRLLVEAIRQKDTPTVLASVVFLATTFSIVNLMVDILYAYVDPRIKSQYSK; via the coding sequence ATGCATAAGTATATATTAAAAAGATTATTGCTACTTATTCCAGTACTTTTAGGGGTTACATTTATAGTGTTTTCAATTATGTCATTTACACCAGGTGACCCAGCTCAGTTGATTTTAGGTGAGAATGCTCCAGCTGAAGCGGTACAGCAGCTTAGAGCAGAAATGGGACTTGATGATCCATTTTTAGTTCAGTATTTTAGATTTTTGGGAAATGCAATAAAAGGTGATTTTGGACGTTCTTATACAACAAAGAGAGAAGTTTTTGCTGAAATATTTGCTAGATTTCCGAATACTTTAGTTTTAGCAGTAGTAGGAGTTGCAATTGCAATTGCTATAGGTATTCCTGTAGGAATTATATCGGCTACTAAACAGTATTCATTAATTGATAGTATCAGTATGGTAGCAGCACTTTTAGGAGTATCCATGCCGAACTTTTGGCTTGGACTTATGCTCATATTAGTATTTTCAGTTTCTTTGGGAATTTTACCATCTGGCGGATATGATGGATTTACAAGTATAATACTACCTGCTATAACTCTTGGAACAGGTGCAGCAGCAATTATTACTCGTATGACTCGTTCATCGATGTTAGAAGTTATTAGACAGGATTATATAAGAACTGCAAGAGCTAAAGGTGTTGCAGAAAAGAAAGTTGTAAATAAACATGCACTAAAAAATGCATTAATACCTGTTATAACAGTTGTAGGATTACAGTTTGGTTATTTACTAGGTGGTGCAGTATTAACTGAAACAGTATTTTCATGGCCGGGAGTAGGAAGACTTTTAGTTGAAGCTATAAGACAAAAAGATACACCTACAGTTTTAGCATCAGTTGTATTCTTGGCTACAACTTTTAGTATTGTTAACTTGATGGTTGATATATTATATGCATATGTGGATCCAAGAATTAAATCGCAATACAGCAAGTAG
- a CDS encoding glutathione ABC transporter substrate-binding protein, translating to MFKNKKFLMILSAVMIFAVALTGCGQKAANEGKVEKDTLVVAQGADAKSLDPHATNDQPSSRVMKQIYDTLVKATVDMELVPGLAESWKQLDETTWQFNIRKGVKFHNGEELKASDVKFTLERMLKSQKVAHIVEAIDSVEVKDDYTVIIKTKEPFGPLLAHLSHTAASILNEKAVKEAGDNYGQHPIGTGPYKFVSWEAGDRITLERFDDYYQGPAKIKNVVFRNITEGTNRTIGLETGEVDIAYDIEPIDKDRVANHEKLQLIEGPSLSYAYIGMNMKKAPFDNPKVRKAINYAINVDDIITAVLNGAGQKANSPIGPRVFGYNGEIKPYDYNPELAKKLLKEAGYENGFDTTIWTNDNPIRMQIAQIVQAQLKEVGINVTIEPLEWGSYLERTAKGEHDMFILGWTTVTADADYGLYALYHSSQHGGAGNRTFYTNEEVDKLLEKGRTSIDPKVREEAYKKAQEIIVNDAPDVMLYYGTQNAGIQKSVKGFKLHPAGHHSIYGVYFE from the coding sequence ATGTTTAAAAACAAAAAGTTTTTAATGATACTTTCTGCAGTTATGATTTTTGCAGTAGCACTGACAGGCTGCGGACAAAAAGCTGCAAATGAAGGAAAGGTTGAAAAGGATACATTAGTAGTTGCACAAGGTGCTGATGCAAAATCTCTTGACCCACATGCAACTAATGACCAACCATCTTCTAGAGTTATGAAGCAAATTTACGATACGCTTGTTAAAGCTACTGTTGATATGGAATTAGTTCCAGGACTTGCTGAAAGCTGGAAGCAATTAGATGAAACTACTTGGCAATTTAATATAAGAAAAGGTGTTAAGTTCCATAATGGTGAAGAATTAAAGGCTAGTGATGTTAAATTTACTTTAGAGAGAATGTTGAAATCTCAAAAAGTTGCACATATAGTAGAGGCAATTGATAGTGTAGAGGTTAAAGATGATTACACAGTTATAATTAAAACTAAAGAACCATTTGGTCCACTTTTAGCACATCTTTCACATACTGCAGCTTCAATATTAAATGAAAAAGCTGTAAAAGAAGCTGGAGATAATTATGGACAACATCCAATAGGAACTGGTCCATATAAATTTGTAAGCTGGGAAGCTGGAGATAGAATAACACTTGAAAGATTTGATGATTATTATCAAGGACCAGCTAAGATTAAAAATGTAGTATTTAGAAATATTACTGAAGGGACTAATAGAACAATTGGACTTGAAACTGGTGAAGTTGATATAGCTTATGATATTGAACCAATTGATAAAGATAGAGTTGCTAATCATGAAAAGTTACAATTAATTGAAGGACCATCACTTTCATATGCATATATTGGTATGAACATGAAAAAAGCACCTTTCGATAATCCAAAGGTGAGAAAAGCTATAAATTATGCAATAAATGTTGATGATATAATCACAGCTGTATTAAATGGAGCTGGACAAAAAGCTAATTCGCCAATAGGACCAAGAGTATTTGGATATAATGGGGAAATCAAACCATATGATTATAATCCAGAATTAGCAAAGAAATTGTTAAAAGAAGCAGGATATGAAAATGGATTTGATACTACTATTTGGACTAATGATAATCCTATTAGAATGCAAATAGCACAAATAGTTCAGGCTCAATTAAAAGAAGTTGGAATAAATGTAACTATTGAACCACTTGAGTGGGGTAGCTATTTAGAGAGAACTGCTAAAGGTGAACACGATATGTTTATCCTTGGTTGGACAACAGTTACAGCAGATGCTGATTACGGTTTATATGCTTTATATCACAGTTCACAGCATGGTGGAGCTGGTAACAGAACATTCTATACAAATGAAGAAGTAGACAAGCTTTTAGAAAAAGGTAGAACTTCAATAGATCCAAAGGTAAGAGAAGAAGCTTATAAAAAAGCTCAAGAAATCATAGTAAATGATGCTCCAGATGTAATGCTTTATTATGGAACTCAAAATGCAGGTATTCAAAAATCTGTAAAAGGATTTAAACTACATCCAGCAGGACATCACAGTATATATGGAGTATACTTTGAGTAA
- a CDS encoding N-acetylmuramoyl-L-alanine amidase family protein, with amino-acid sequence MRRYLSLFLIFFIFFGMTCDVSALKKYERETVHIIDGSNGREYDVKVVNILMGGNDVISDVPGMLFNDRTLVPVRFISENLGAKVTWNQDRKEAVIKTNEKEIILKIDSPIVLVNGEKYTLPSGVPAKLLGYEGNYRTMVPLRFVSEQLGMEVGWIGETMTATIDKPLQYIKDIYYDGSTKFPEIVIKTTGEVETSSFFLEGSEVGGEDRLVVDIPNTILDIGDKSKVDLNGLLHIDIYEKDIKAVRASQFEVNPYKTRIVVDVSVKKGYKIVYDKEKKEVRIKFINLVNDIKIDKIYNVDTVIIKTEEEPAYNIMFLDGKIVVDVLNSLLNYKGKPIEVNKGGIKGVRFSQFKPDQNYEPDDKISRIVVDLEKNVRAEDVYIEHIKNDIYVYVAGKPLDGFDYYKENVNTAKLVINTDGETEYTAKYIKADKEVVLKIEKTKINLDSMKLDIEDKIVKNIRIDSDRSEEYYYIYIELADGTVFVDNSSSKLTDKIILSFINKSLTVSKFKDKLVVIDPGHGGKDPGAMSPNLRIKEKDVVLDVSLKLKKLLETEGFKVYMTRQDDNYIGLYDRATIANELGADVFVSIHANAHSKRSIEGVQVLYYPYDEHRDNKTFAKIMRDSLVKGLGALDRGIIQRPKLVVPRETKMPAVLVELGFLTNPKEEKLLSTSEYRMKCAKATFNGIVKYFEKVLMK; translated from the coding sequence ATGAGAAGGTATTTGTCTTTATTTTTAATATTTTTTATTTTTTTTGGAATGACATGTGATGTATCTGCACTTAAAAAATATGAAAGAGAAACTGTACATATTATTGATGGTTCTAATGGCAGAGAATATGATGTGAAAGTTGTAAATATTTTAATGGGTGGAAATGATGTTATATCAGATGTCCCTGGAATGCTGTTTAATGACAGAACATTAGTTCCTGTAAGGTTTATAAGTGAAAATTTAGGAGCTAAGGTTACATGGAATCAAGATAGAAAAGAAGCTGTTATAAAAACAAATGAAAAGGAAATAATTCTTAAAATAGATAGTCCTATTGTTTTAGTAAATGGAGAAAAATATACTTTGCCATCTGGCGTTCCAGCAAAGCTTCTTGGTTATGAGGGAAATTATAGGACAATGGTTCCTTTAAGGTTTGTTTCAGAACAGCTTGGTATGGAAGTTGGTTGGATAGGAGAAACGATGACAGCCACTATTGATAAACCGCTACAATACATAAAAGATATTTATTATGATGGTTCTACAAAGTTTCCTGAAATAGTAATAAAAACTACAGGAGAAGTAGAAACTTCATCATTTTTCTTAGAGGGAAGTGAAGTTGGTGGAGAAGATAGATTAGTAGTAGATATTCCAAATACTATATTGGATATAGGAGATAAATCTAAAGTTGATTTAAATGGATTACTACATATAGATATTTATGAAAAAGATATAAAAGCAGTAAGAGCTTCTCAGTTTGAAGTAAATCCATATAAAACTAGAATTGTTGTAGATGTGAGTGTTAAAAAAGGATATAAGATAGTATATGATAAAGAAAAAAAAGAAGTTAGAATTAAATTTATAAACTTAGTAAACGATATAAAAATTGATAAGATATACAATGTAGATACAGTTATTATAAAAACAGAAGAAGAACCTGCTTATAATATAATGTTTTTAGATGGAAAAATTGTAGTAGACGTTTTAAATTCTCTACTTAATTATAAAGGTAAGCCAATAGAAGTTAATAAAGGTGGTATAAAAGGTGTAAGATTTTCACAATTTAAACCAGATCAAAACTATGAACCAGATGATAAGATTTCGAGGATTGTAGTAGATTTGGAGAAGAATGTAAGAGCAGAAGATGTATATATTGAACATATAAAAAATGATATATATGTATATGTAGCAGGTAAGCCGTTAGATGGATTTGACTATTATAAGGAAAATGTAAATACTGCTAAATTAGTTATAAATACTGATGGAGAGACTGAGTATACTGCAAAGTATATTAAAGCTGATAAAGAAGTAGTATTAAAAATAGAAAAGACTAAAATAAACTTGGATAGCATGAAACTTGATATAGAAGATAAAATTGTTAAAAATATCAGAATTGATAGTGATAGAAGTGAAGAATACTATTATATATATATTGAACTTGCTGATGGAACAGTATTTGTAGATAATTCATCTAGCAAATTGACGGATAAAATAATATTGAGCTTTATAAATAAAAGTCTTACTGTATCAAAATTTAAAGATAAATTAGTTGTTATTGACCCGGGACATGGGGGCAAAGACCCTGGAGCAATGAGTCCTAATTTAAGAATAAAGGAAAAAGACGTAGTTTTAGATGTTTCTTTAAAACTTAAGAAATTGTTAGAAACAGAAGGATTTAAAGTTTATATGACAAGGCAAGATGATAATTACATTGGTTTGTATGATAGAGCAACTATAGCAAATGAACTTGGTGCAGATGTTTTTGTAAGTATTCATGCAAATGCTCATTCAAAACGAAGTATTGAAGGAGTTCAAGTTCTATATTATCCATATGATGAACATAGAGATAATAAGACATTTGCAAAAATAATGAGGGATTCACTTGTAAAAGGTTTAGGAGCACTTGATAGAGGAATTATACAAAGACCAAAATTAGTTGTTCCTAGAGAAACAAAGATGCCTGCAGTATTAGTTGAGTTAGGTTTTTTAACAAATCCGAAGGAAGAAAAATTATTGAGTACAAGTGAATATAGAATGAAGTGTGCTAAGGCAACTTTTAATGGTATAGTTAAATATTTTGAAAAAGTGTTAATGAAATAA